The genomic stretch AAAAAGGCATATTTTTATAATTATTTTCGCCTTCTATATAAATTTTATAATTTTTGCCTTGGCTTTCTAAATATTTAGTTATAGCAAAAATAGAGCCTAAAGCGTCGCCGTCAGGTTTTTGATGCGCTGTAACAAGAATTTTTTTAGCTGACTGGATAGCTAATTTTATTTTTTTATATTTTATCTTTAACATAATTTTTTTCATCCTCTATCGCGAATCTAATCAGTGGAGAATGTTTTAAAGAAAGCCTTTTGCAAATCAAATGCTTAAAATAACTTGTTCTTTTGTTTAATAAAGTTAAAACTTTCCCGCTAAATCTGCCCGGCAAAACTGAAATACAAATTTTTGCCTCTTTGCAATTTTTTAAAGTTTCAACTTTAATAACGGTAACTAAACATCCTTTTGGAAAATCAATATTTTTTAGCATTATATCGCCGAGTTCTTTTCTAATTTGTTCATCCATTTGTAAATGTCTGTAATCTGTTTGCATATTAGGCTTTTGGAATTATTTCTTCCTTTTTGTAAATAATTATTTTATCATCTTTTTTAATAATTGGATCGCCAGCAAAAAGCATTCCAAACTCTTGTCCGTCTTCAACAAAAGAAACTTCTTGCCTTCCTGATTGCAAGCTTTCAATTTTTCCAATTCCTATTTTTTCGTTGTCGCGCCAAATTTCTGCTTTATCTGTTTTTTCAGCTTTTCCTTTCAAAATTTTGCCGCCGATTATCATTGATTTTTTGTCTGTTTTAAAAATTTCAACAACAGATAATTGAGCTATTTCTTTTTCTATAGTTTCTACGCCAATCATTTCTTTTACAATTTTATTAACATAATCCAACAAACCGTATATAACCTGAAACAATTCTATGCTGATATTTTTTTCTTTTGCCATTAAATCTGCTTCTGCCGCGGTTTTAATATTAAATCCAAGCAAAATTGTTTTGCTATTTTTTTGTTGATTATTAATAATTCCTTCCATTTGTAAAATATCAGACTCTGTAATATTTCCCAATCCTTTATTAATAATTTTTATTTTTACTTTTCCTGATTCTATTTTTTCTAAACTTTCCATTATTACTTCTGTTGACCCCAAAACATCAGATTTTAAAAGAATATTCAGAGAATTTTCCCTGTTTTTTTCGTCTTCTTGATTTTGGCTGTGAGCAAATTGTTTTGTATCCACGCCAGTTTTTTGCGTTTTTTTAATTTTTCCTCTTTTATCTACGACTTCCAAAATATCGCCAACCTGCGATAAATTTTTGATCCCGGATATCCTTACGGGAGTTGACGGAACAGCTTTTTCAATTTCATTTCCATTGCAGTCTTTCATTATTCTTATTTTTCCAGAAAATTGCTTATTAATGTTAATAAGATCTCCTTTATTTAATTTTCCCTTTTGGATTAATATTGTCATTATTCCTCCTTCGCCTTTATCTAGGCAAGATTCAATAACAGTGCCGACTGCTTTTCCGTTATAATCAACATTTAATCTTTCTTTGTCAATATCAATTGTTAAAAGCAGCATATCAAGCAGTTCATTTATCCCTATCTTATTTTTTGCGGAAATAGGGACACAAACAGCTTTGCCTCCCCAATCTTCCGTAACCACATTATGCGTTGAAAGCTCTTTTTTAACCTTATCTATATTTGCTTCTTTTTTATCAATTTTATTTATTGCGACAACAAAAGGAATTTTTGATTTCTCAATGATTTTTATCGCTTCTATTGTTTGCGGTTTTACTCCATCGTCAGCCGCCACAACTAAAATAGCGATATCAGCAATACTAGCGCCGCGAGATCTCATTGCCGTAAAAGCTTCATGCCCTGGAGTGTCAATAAAAGTAACTAAACGATTATTTTTTTTAATTTGGTATGCTCCGATATGCTGGGTAATTCCGCCAGCTTCTTTGTCAACTATGTTAGTTTTTCTAATTGCGTCTAAAAGTTTTGTTTTTCCATGGTCAACATGTCCCATCACGACTACAACAGGCGGTCTTTCTTTAATATGATCGTCATTTTTATTCTTTTTTAATAAATTAACAAGATATTCTTCTCTATTTAAATCATAGTTTTTTTTATCCATTTCTATTTTTTTTGTTTTAGCTCCTAAATCCATAGCAATTATAGCGGCTGTGTCATAATCAATTTTTTCATTAAGCGAAATAAAAATTCCGTTTTTCATTAAAATTTCCATAAGCTTATTAACTGGGATTGAAAGGAGAAACGAAAAATCCTTTACTGTTATAAAAGGCGGTATTTCTATTTCTTTATCTTGAAAATCTATTTTTTCTTCTTTTTCTTTTTTAATCTCTTCTTCAGCGATTATTTTTTTATATTGGATTAATATTCTATTCCAATCATTTAAAACCCTTTTAGCTGTTTGCTTGTCAATTTTGATGGCTTTTGCTCCAATATCAATACCAACCGCGGAAAGAATTTTACGCAGTTCTTGAGGCGATATTCTTAATTTTCTCGCTAACTCAGAAATATTCATAGATTAAAATTAATATTTAATATTATTTAGCCTACTATAAATTATTGAATTAGTCAATAAAAACCGCTTTAACACTTGAATATACAAAGACTTTAGCGCGCCAATGCTTTAACATTTAAACATACAAATTTTAATACGCGAATGTTTAGCCTTTTTAAATTGTTGTGAAATTACAACGACCGCAAGTTTTTTACAACAATTCAATTTTTTTTAAAAAAATAGAAATTTAAAAATTTTAGTTGTTAATATTTTTTGGATTTTTTTTTGTTGTATTTTAATAATTTTTTATTATAATACAAATAAGTTTTGATTGCTTTAAAATTAGAACATTTAATTTTCAATCTTCGCTCAGGATTATAATATATTTGATTTTTTTGTTCTAATTATTTTATTATAATTTTATGTATTCATAATCCTTGCTAATTATTTTGAATTACGAAATAATATTATTTCATAGTTCCCCTCTTTGAAAAAGAGGGGTAAGGGGAGATTTTTAAATAAAAATCAATAATAAATCCCCCTTGCTCCCCCTTTTTCAAAGGGGGAAACCTGCTTTCAATGAATTTCGTAATTCAAAATAATTACATATTTACTATAAAATATTGTTTATTTTGAATAAAATAATTAACTAATTCAGATATAACTTGTTGTGTGAAATAATTTTTTTCTCTTTTTTAAATTTTTATTTATTGGTCTTTTTTAATAAGGAAAATTTTAATTTTTTTTATTTATTTTAAAAGGGGTATAAGGAGTGTTTTTTCCGCTATGCTACGAAAACGATTTATTTTAATTTTTTATTGATGTATAATTATAATAACTTTAAACCATATTTATGACAAAAAATACTTTGGATAAAAAAGAGGCAATAAGATCATTGGTGCATACAGCAGTTGAAGCATACGCAGAGGGTTTTCAAGCACGACACGAGGGAGAAGTTGATAATCCAAACGGAACAATCAACATGAAAATTCATAATGTTTTTATTGCAGCGCTTGGAGAGGATATACAATATTATTCATCTCTTGTTCGTTCCCTTGATAGTTCACTTGGGAATATGCTTGAAAAATTAGCGATAAATATTGCTGGTTTTTCATACGAGGTTAATAAACGAGTCGAAGGTCTTTTGGGGGTTGAACAAACAAGAGGTGTTGCTGAATTACTGGAAAAATACAAAAGACGAGAAATAACACCGCCAACAACAGAGGATTATCAATTTTTAAGAGTAAACCCAAAAGACAAATCGCTAAAAACCAAAAGGCATGAAAGCGATTATTATTTAATTGATAAGGATACGAAAGACAGTTATTTGATTGAATTAAAAATTGGAGGCGATTTAGATAACAAAAAAGCAAGATCTGAAAAGGAGGCTCTGCTGGAACAGTTTGCTATTCTCTCAAACACACTACCAAAAACTAAAAAAATAATATTATATTTCGCAACAGCGTATAATCGTTATGGCGAGGGGAAAGAATGGAAGCAAGAAAGAGTACGCCAATTTTTTGCTGATGATGAATTGCTTATTGGAAAAGATTTTTGGGATTTTGTTTGCAAAATGGATAATGGATACGATATTGTTCTTGATACATATAAAGATGCAATCAAAAAGTTAAAGTATAAAAAGATTAGAAATGATTTTTCAATTTTTAAAAACTTTAACAATCTTCCTTATTTTTTAAAAAATAAATTTGAACAAATTTATTAATATTTATGACTAAAGTTGAAGCGATAAAAAAAGTTCTTGAGGATAATGGAGGTATTGCGACATGGGAAATTATCTACAACGAGATTGAAAAATATTATCCAGAAGCGAAAAAATCTAAAGAATGGTCAGCTGGTATTCGTGGTGTTTTATATAGAGAAATTAAAAATAATAAGAATTTTAAAAAGATTAACGAGGGGACATTTTCTATTGCTGATTATGATGAAACTAAACTTGCATTGTCGCCAAAAGACTTAATAACTACAAAAGATATACTAACTGCAATCCGCATAGGGCAAAGTCAATTTAGAAAAAAACTTATTACTTCGTTAAAAAAATGCCCGATTACTGGAATTGATGATACCCGTATTCTAACTGCCAGTCATATTAAACCATGGACACAAGCAACAAATCACGAACGATTAGATGTTTGCAACGGATTTTTGTTTAGCCCGACATTTGATAGGCTCTTCGATAGGGGAATTATAAGTTTTTCAAATGACAAACAATTGTTGGTATCTAAAAGTTTTTCAGAAAAAAATCTTTTAAGGCTCAATTTAAAACATCATCAGATAATTGAAAATTTACCAATTATTGGAAGAGAAGAATATTTGGAATATCATCGTGACAAGATATTTCTTCATAACTAACTCAAATATATGACAACAAAAATTGCTATTTTTCAAAAAAAAGAAATTCGCAAAACTATTTATAAAAATGAGTGGTGGTTTTCAGTCGCTGATGTGATTGAAGCACTTACAGATACGGTTGATGTTAGGGATTATATAAAAAAGATGAGAAAACGGGATAAGGAATTAAATTCCTACTGGGGGACAAATTGTCCCCCACTTGAAATGATCGCTAAAGATGGCAAAAAAAGGAAAATAATCAGCGCTAATACTGAGGGTCTTTTTCGTGTTATCCAATCAATTCCGTCGCCAAAAGCCGAGCCATTTAAACGTTGGTTGGCGAAAGTTGGTTATGAACGAATACAGGAAATAGAAGATCCTGAATTGGCAACAAAACGAACAAGAGCTATTTATAAAGCAAAAGGTTATTCGGACGCTTGGATTAAAAAACGAATGCGTGGAATTGAAGTTAGAGAAACTTTAACAAATGAATGGAAAAATCGTGGCGTGAAAAAAGAGCAAGAATATGCGATTTTAACAGCTGAAATTTCTAAAGCAACTTTTGGAATGACGCCGAGCGAATATCAAAAGTTTAAAGGATTAAAACGAGAAAACTTACGAGATCATATGAATGATTTAGAATTGATTTTTACCATGCTTGGTGAAGCGTCAACAACGGAAATCGCGAAAAATAAAAATACGCAAGGATTTGTCGAAAATCAAACAGCGGCTAAAGATGGTGGCGCCATTGCGGGAGATGCTCGAAAAAAACTTGAACTTAAAAGCGGTAAAAAAATTTCAACAAACAAAAATTATTTACCAAAGATAGAGGATAAAAAAAGATTGAATTAGAATAGTGGGTTTTGAATAATGTAATGTTGGTAAAAATTGACGCTATGCCTAATTTTAACGGCAGAAGATTTACGAATAACCATGAAACGCTAATTTGGGCGGTAAAAAATAAAAATTGCAAAAATTATACTTTTAATAACGAATTTTTGAAGCAAATGAATGGCGGACAGCAAATGAAAGACACGGATTGGGTGTTTAAAATTTGTCGCGGAGCAGAAAGATTAAAAGATGAAAACGGCAT from Patescibacteria group bacterium encodes the following:
- a CDS encoding ribosome-binding factor A, producing the protein MQTDYRHLQMDEQIRKELGDIMLKNIDFPKGCLVTVIKVETLKNCKEAKICISVLPGRFSGKVLTLLNKRTSYFKHLICKRLSLKHSPLIRFAIEDEKNYVKDKI
- the infB gene encoding translation initiation factor IF-2; this encodes MNISELARKLRISPQELRKILSAVGIDIGAKAIKIDKQTAKRVLNDWNRILIQYKKIIAEEEIKKEKEEKIDFQDKEIEIPPFITVKDFSFLLSIPVNKLMEILMKNGIFISLNEKIDYDTAAIIAMDLGAKTKKIEMDKKNYDLNREEYLVNLLKKNKNDDHIKERPPVVVVMGHVDHGKTKLLDAIRKTNIVDKEAGGITQHIGAYQIKKNNRLVTFIDTPGHEAFTAMRSRGASIADIAILVVAADDGVKPQTIEAIKIIEKSKIPFVVAINKIDKKEANIDKVKKELSTHNVVTEDWGGKAVCVPISAKNKIGINELLDMLLLTIDIDKERLNVDYNGKAVGTVIESCLDKGEGGIMTILIQKGKLNKGDLININKQFSGKIRIMKDCNGNEIEKAVPSTPVRISGIKNLSQVGDILEVVDKRGKIKKTQKTGVDTKQFAHSQNQEDEKNRENSLNILLKSDVLGSTEVIMESLEKIESGKVKIKIINKGLGNITESDILQMEGIINNQQKNSKTILLGFNIKTAAEADLMAKEKNISIELFQVIYGLLDYVNKIVKEMIGVETIEKEIAQLSVVEIFKTDKKSMIIGGKILKGKAEKTDKAEIWRDNEKIGIGKIESLQSGRQEVSFVEDGQEFGMLFAGDPIIKKDDKIIIYKKEEIIPKA
- a CDS encoding site-specific DNA-methyltransferase; translation: MNNVMLVKIDAMPNFNGRRFTNNHETLIWAVKNKNCKNYTFNNEFLKQMNGGQQMKDTDWVFKICRGAERLKDENGIKAHPTQKPLKLIQQVLLAASKKDDIVLDPFLGSGTTAFVAKALGRNWIGIEKEKKYVDLADSRLRQ
- a CDS encoding Bro-N domain-containing protein, whose product is MTTKIAIFQKKEIRKTIYKNEWWFSVADVIEALTDTVDVRDYIKKMRKRDKELNSYWGTNCPPLEMIAKDGKKRKIISANTEGLFRVIQSIPSPKAEPFKRWLAKVGYERIQEIEDPELATKRTRAIYKAKGYSDAWIKKRMRGIEVRETLTNEWKNRGVKKEQEYAILTAEISKATFGMTPSEYQKFKGLKRENLRDHMNDLELIFTMLGEASTTEIAKNKNTQGFVENQTAAKDGGAIAGDARKKLELKSGKKISTNKNYLPKIEDKKRLN
- a CDS encoding TdeIII family type II restriction endonuclease, translating into MTKNTLDKKEAIRSLVHTAVEAYAEGFQARHEGEVDNPNGTINMKIHNVFIAALGEDIQYYSSLVRSLDSSLGNMLEKLAINIAGFSYEVNKRVEGLLGVEQTRGVAELLEKYKRREITPPTTEDYQFLRVNPKDKSLKTKRHESDYYLIDKDTKDSYLIELKIGGDLDNKKARSEKEALLEQFAILSNTLPKTKKIILYFATAYNRYGEGKEWKQERVRQFFADDELLIGKDFWDFVCKMDNGYDIVLDTYKDAIKKLKYKKIRNDFSIFKNFNNLPYFLKNKFEQIY
- a CDS encoding HNH endonuclease, with protein sequence MTKVEAIKKVLEDNGGIATWEIIYNEIEKYYPEAKKSKEWSAGIRGVLYREIKNNKNFKKINEGTFSIADYDETKLALSPKDLITTKDILTAIRIGQSQFRKKLITSLKKCPITGIDDTRILTASHIKPWTQATNHERLDVCNGFLFSPTFDRLFDRGIISFSNDKQLLVSKSFSEKNLLRLNLKHHQIIENLPIIGREEYLEYHRDKIFLHN